GATGCCGCCGGACTCCGAGCCGCTTCGCATCATGATGTTCTCGTCGGTGATCTCGTAGGCGCCTTCGACGGCGTAGCCGCTGGACCGGCGCCGGGCCCGCCACCGTACCCACGGCCCGTAGCACGCCGCCAGCAGGCCACCGAAGATCATCGCCAACCACAGCGGCGAGAGTTGCTCGCCCCACGCGGACCCGCGCGAGAGGGTGAAGGCGATCGCCCCGACGGCCGCCATGGCCACCCCGATATAGCCGTGCCGGCGTAGCCGGACACTGCTGAGCGCGGCGGCCACCCGGCCGGGGTAGGCGGGATCGGCGGGAACGTCAAAGCGGATGTGCACGCCGAAACGATAGTGCCCCCACCGGCGCCCGGCGCCGCCTGACGTCAGATCCTCGATCTACTATCTGCCCACCGAGTTGGAAAGGCAGTGGCTCGCCGGCCGAGCCCAGGTGCCCGATGACCGACAAGACGGACTTCAAGAAAACCCTCGACGCCTACCAGGCACAACGGGATCGGTTCCGGGTCGTGGACGTGCCGGACCTGCAATATCTCATGATCGACGGCCACGGTGACCCCAACTCCTCGCCCGCGTTCAGCCAGGCGATCACGGCGCTCTATCCGGTGGCGTACAAAATCAAGTTCGCCAGCAAGCGGGAGCTCGGCCGCGACTACGTGGTGCCGCCACTTGAAGGTCTGTGGTGGGCCGAGGACCTGACCGCCTTCACGGTGGCCCGGGACAAGTCGCGGTGGGACTGGACGCTGATGCTGATGGTCCCGGACTGGATCGACCCCGCCATGTTCGGCACCGCTGTCGAGCAGGCCGGGGCGAAGAACCCGCAAGCGCGCCTGGCGGACGTCCGCCTGGAGACCCTCGCCGAAGGGCGGTGTGTGCAG
This DNA window, taken from Micromonospora sp. FIMYZ51, encodes the following:
- a CDS encoding YcxB family protein; its protein translation is MHIRFDVPADPAYPGRVAAALSSVRLRRHGYIGVAMAAVGAIAFTLSRGSAWGEQLSPLWLAMIFGGLLAACYGPWVRWRARRRSSGYAVEGAYEITDENIMMRSGSESGGIAWDGVAQVKDTPEFWIVYVGRMPATVIPRRLMSAEDGETLRAFMAKRGLI
- a CDS encoding GyrI-like domain-containing protein, which codes for MTDKTDFKKTLDAYQAQRDRFRVVDVPDLQYLMIDGHGDPNSSPAFSQAITALYPVAYKIKFASKRELGRDYVVPPLEGLWWAEDLTAFTVARDKSRWDWTLMLMVPDWIDPAMFGTAVEQAGAKNPQARLADVRLETLAEGRCVQTLHVGSFDAEAAVLAQLHHEFIPAHGFRMIGKHHEIYLSDFRRVAPEKQRTILRQPVTTA